One genomic window of Campylobacter curvus includes the following:
- a CDS encoding nitrous oxide reductase family maturation protein NosD: MKILLLVSFVLKFAVANALQEVIDNAQAGDTIKLGSGVYEGNIVINKPLNIIGEDKNVVIKGEGRSSVIKVIASDVKLENLKIRGSGDSLSDLDAGISCDGANNVTIKANELTDVLFGVELKQCNASKIVENNITSKAVAMPLRGDAIRLWYSHENLIESNYVHDSRDMVAWYASLNTFRKNHGVRGRYSIHFMYANKNLVEFNTFEGNAVGMFFMYSQGSLVQNNLVINSDGAFGIGIGLKDSSAFTIKNNTLIYNARGLFLDASPFQPNMPNVFENNQILHNTIGIQFHATQEPSVFKDNDFIGNMQIASNDTPGSKMYLNQWRGNYFDEYESFDIDKDGFGDTPFLHFIYADQLWQYHPNLQFFYGSSIFSVLNFLAKLAPFSEPVKLLQDDKPRMKPVNEQNLARG; this comes from the coding sequence ATGAAAATTTTACTCCTTGTGTCGTTCGTGCTTAAATTTGCCGTGGCAAATGCCTTGCAAGAAGTGATCGACAACGCCCAAGCTGGCGACACGATAAAGCTTGGCAGCGGAGTTTACGAGGGGAATATCGTCATAAATAAGCCTCTAAATATCATCGGCGAGGATAAAAACGTCGTGATAAAGGGCGAGGGCAGATCGAGCGTGATAAAGGTCATCGCCTCTGACGTGAAGCTCGAAAATTTAAAGATAAGAGGTAGCGGAGATAGTCTGAGCGATCTTGACGCGGGCATAAGCTGCGACGGGGCAAATAACGTGACTATCAAAGCAAACGAGCTTACGGACGTGCTTTTTGGCGTTGAGCTCAAGCAGTGCAACGCCTCTAAGATCGTAGAGAATAACATCACCTCAAAGGCCGTCGCGATGCCTCTTAGAGGTGATGCGATCAGGCTTTGGTATAGTCATGAAAACTTGATCGAGTCTAACTATGTCCACGATAGCCGCGATATGGTCGCGTGGTATGCGAGCCTAAACACCTTTAGGAAAAACCACGGCGTGCGCGGTCGCTACTCGATACACTTCATGTATGCAAACAAAAATTTGGTGGAATTTAACACCTTTGAGGGAAATGCGGTAGGTATGTTTTTTATGTATTCGCAAGGCTCGCTCGTTCAAAATAATCTGGTCATAAATTCAGACGGTGCTTTTGGCATCGGCATCGGGCTAAAGGACAGCTCGGCCTTTACTATAAAAAACAACACTCTCATCTACAACGCGCGCGGACTGTTTTTAGACGCCTCCCCGTTTCAGCCAAATATGCCAAACGTCTTTGAAAACAACCAAATTTTACACAACACCATCGGCATACAGTTTCACGCCACCCAAGAGCCAAGCGTCTTTAAGGACAACGACTTCATCGGCAATATGCAAATCGCCTCAAACGATACGCCCGGCTCAAAGATGTATCTAAACCAGTGGCGGGGCAACTATTTTGACGAATACGAGAGCTTTGACATCGACAAAGACGGCTTTGGCGATACGCCGTTTTTACACTTTATATATGCCGATCAGCTGTGGCAGTATCATCCGAATTTGCAGTTTTTTTATGGCTCCAGTATATTCAGCGTGCTAAATTTCCTCGCCAAGCTAGCGCCATTTTCAGAGCCAGTCAAGCTACTGCAAGACGATAAGCCGCGTATGAAGCCTGTAAACGAGCAAAATTTGGCTAGGGGCTAG
- the nosZ gene encoding Sec-dependent nitrous-oxide reductase, which yields MQKFLNSCIAGIALLGLSFSAACSASDLEQVMKERGLSEKDVLAAAKTYQPSGRKDEFIVFSSGGQSGQILVYGVPSMRIYKYIGVFTPEPWQGYGYDDESKAVLKQGAIRGKEITWGDTHHPNFTEKNGEYVGDYLFINDKANPRIAVVNLHDFETTQIVVNPIMKSEHGGSFITPNSEYVIEASQYAAPLDNNYHSIDDYEAVYRGAITFWKFDYPKGKIDEKASFSLELPPYWQDLSDAGKGESFGWAFTNSINTEMYTGGIEKGLPPFEAGASRNDTDFMHVYNWQILEKLAKDKKNYMEINGHRVITIKAAVDAGALFLIPESKSPHGIDVTPDGRYIIIGGKLDTHASVYDFRKIKELIDKKDFAGTDPYGIPILDMKKALHGQVELGLGPLHNSFDSKDGIVYTSLYVDSQIIKWDYKNLKVLDKVNVHYNIGHLDTMEGKSSKPVGKYAIALDKLSIDRFNPVGPLHPQNHQLIDISGAKMDLIYDMPIPLGEPHDVVSIAASKLSPALTYNMGTNSRTGKPSPYVTLAGQERIERNGKNVTVFATMIRSHINPEHIEVNKGDNVTIHLTNLERAQDETHGFGIDLYNIHASLEPGKTASVNFVADMEGIFPYYCTEFCSALHLEMMGYLLVKDPNKKYESAKGNKLKALSPEALKAEYDKVIATNKATDAVIQEVVAYLKEKHFEKYPKVKEQVEDALDQYSKIAEVKKKADEAYKKGDVNGAILWEYQVWQYMVKTADVGLRAKNNLAKAIATPMSAGAAKGEEAYLKGGCNGCHVIGQVSSGPDLTGVLLRHENGEKWVADFIKDPAKFYEDDYVKAMINYFNLRMPNQHMSDEEIKHIIEYLKWIDENAGL from the coding sequence ATGCAAAAGTTTTTAAACTCTTGTATCGCGGGTATCGCGCTGCTTGGGTTGTCTTTTAGCGCGGCGTGTAGCGCAAGTGATCTTGAACAGGTCATGAAAGAGCGCGGACTCAGCGAGAAAGACGTCCTAGCAGCCGCCAAAACCTATCAGCCAAGCGGACGAAAGGACGAATTCATCGTATTTTCATCCGGCGGTCAATCAGGCCAGATACTAGTTTACGGCGTTCCGTCGATGAGAATTTACAAATACATCGGCGTTTTCACGCCTGAGCCTTGGCAAGGATACGGCTATGACGACGAGTCGAAGGCGGTGCTAAAACAAGGCGCTATCAGGGGCAAAGAGATAACCTGGGGTGATACGCACCACCCGAATTTCACCGAGAAAAACGGCGAATATGTGGGCGATTATCTTTTCATCAACGATAAGGCCAACCCTCGTATAGCCGTCGTAAATTTACATGATTTCGAGACCACTCAGATCGTCGTAAATCCGATAATGAAAAGCGAGCACGGCGGTAGCTTCATCACTCCAAACAGCGAATACGTCATCGAAGCAAGCCAATACGCAGCTCCGCTTGATAACAACTACCACTCCATAGACGACTACGAGGCGGTTTATCGCGGTGCGATCACGTTTTGGAAATTCGACTATCCAAAGGGCAAGATAGACGAGAAGGCCTCTTTCTCACTTGAGTTGCCTCCATACTGGCAAGATCTAAGCGACGCTGGTAAGGGAGAGAGCTTTGGCTGGGCTTTCACAAACTCGATAAATACCGAGATGTATACAGGCGGCATCGAAAAAGGCTTGCCTCCGTTTGAGGCGGGTGCTAGTAGGAACGATACCGACTTCATGCACGTTTATAACTGGCAAATTTTAGAAAAGCTAGCTAAGGACAAGAAAAACTACATGGAGATAAACGGCCATAGAGTCATCACTATTAAGGCCGCCGTCGATGCGGGAGCACTATTTTTGATACCTGAGTCAAAGAGCCCTCATGGCATAGACGTAACGCCTGACGGTAGATACATCATAATCGGCGGAAAACTCGATACTCACGCTTCCGTTTATGACTTTAGAAAGATAAAAGAGCTCATAGATAAAAAGGATTTTGCCGGTACGGACCCGTATGGCATCCCTATCCTCGATATGAAAAAAGCCCTTCATGGACAGGTAGAACTAGGCCTTGGACCACTGCACAACTCTTTTGACTCTAAGGACGGCATAGTCTATACTTCGCTTTATGTCGACTCTCAGATCATAAAATGGGACTATAAAAATTTAAAGGTGCTTGATAAGGTAAATGTGCATTATAACATCGGACACCTTGACACTATGGAGGGCAAGTCCTCTAAACCGGTAGGCAAATACGCTATAGCGCTGGATAAGCTTTCTATCGATCGCTTCAACCCGGTAGGACCTCTTCATCCGCAAAACCACCAGCTCATTGACATAAGCGGTGCTAAGATGGATCTAATATATGATATGCCTATACCTCTTGGAGAGCCTCACGATGTCGTCTCTATCGCAGCTTCCAAGCTAAGTCCGGCGCTCACTTATAACATGGGAACAAACTCAAGAACAGGCAAGCCAAGCCCTTATGTCACCCTTGCAGGTCAAGAGAGGATCGAGCGAAACGGCAAAAATGTGACCGTCTTTGCAACGATGATAAGAAGCCACATCAACCCTGAGCACATCGAAGTGAATAAGGGCGATAACGTCACTATCCACCTTACAAACCTGGAGCGCGCTCAAGACGAGACTCACGGCTTTGGTATAGATCTATACAATATCCACGCATCGCTTGAGCCGGGCAAAACGGCAAGCGTGAATTTCGTAGCCGATATGGAAGGCATCTTCCCTTACTACTGCACGGAATTTTGCTCTGCGCTTCACCTTGAGATGATGGGATATTTGCTCGTTAAAGATCCGAATAAAAAATACGAATCCGCAAAAGGCAACAAGCTAAAAGCTCTAAGCCCTGAGGCTTTAAAAGCCGAGTATGACAAGGTCATCGCGACAAACAAAGCTACTGACGCGGTAATACAAGAGGTCGTAGCGTATCTCAAAGAAAAACATTTTGAAAAATATCCGAAGGTGAAAGAGCAAGTCGAGGACGCACTGGATCAATACAGCAAGATAGCCGAAGTCAAGAAAAAAGCCGATGAGGCCTATAAAAAAGGCGACGTAAACGGCGCGATCCTTTGGGAGTATCAAGTATGGCAATACATGGTAAAAACCGCCGACGTTGGCCTAAGGGCTAAAAACAATCTCGCAAAAGCTATCGCGACTCCTATGAGTGCGGGTGCTGCAAAAGGCGAGGAGGCCTATCTAAAAGGCGGATGCAACGGCTGCCACGTCATCGGTCAAGTAAGCTCTGGCCCTGATCTAACGGGCGTGCTTTTGCGACACGAGAACGGCGAGAAATGGGTGGCTGATTTCATAAAAGATCCTGCGAAATTTTATGAGGACGACTATGTTAAAGCGATGATAAATTACTTTAACCTAAGGATGCCAAATCAGCACATGAGCGACGAGGAGATAAAGCATATCATCGAATACCTAAAATGGATCGATGAGAACGCCGGTCTTTAA
- a CDS encoding WD40 repeat domain-containing protein, which translates to MKIFLFLSLLFTIVFARVQGCDYDVKLAQVALLDDGLVKILNIDTQKIIKNIHSKDKITCLAYDKSALYVGLSSGEVIKFDPVLGQRSVFSLADTKAWGEISLMKILNDKIYALIGQNTLIVYDMSSKKLIKKDFPQIYRISALLALDSELVMAGYDGAVYSLDPQNLEATRLLDLGFVPTSACILKGSQDVIFGLFDGEVVSLKSGLRAKIAETKICALSCLDSEIYAGGGDGKIYKLDKNFKILSAQKVHTDELRAIFADKNFILSVAFDGDVKYKKAD; encoded by the coding sequence ATGAAGATTTTTCTTTTCTTAAGTTTGCTTTTTACTATTGTTTTTGCTCGCGTCCAAGGCTGTGACTACGACGTTAAGCTCGCTCAAGTCGCACTTTTGGACGACGGCTTGGTCAAAATTTTAAACATCGATACGCAAAAGATCATAAAAAATATCCATTCAAAAGACAAGATCACCTGCCTAGCTTATGACAAATCGGCTCTTTATGTCGGGCTTAGTAGCGGCGAAGTGATAAAATTTGACCCCGTTTTGGGGCAAAGATCGGTATTTTCTCTCGCCGACACCAAGGCTTGGGGCGAAATTTCACTCATGAAGATCCTAAACGATAAAATTTACGCTCTCATCGGGCAAAATACGCTGATCGTTTATGATATGAGCTCCAAAAAGCTCATCAAGAAAGATTTTCCTCAAATTTATAGGATTTCAGCTCTGCTTGCGCTGGATAGTGAGCTTGTGATGGCTGGCTACGACGGCGCGGTTTATAGTCTAGATCCTCAAAATTTAGAGGCTACCAGGCTCTTAGATCTTGGCTTCGTGCCTACTAGCGCCTGTATCTTAAAGGGCTCACAAGATGTGATATTCGGGCTTTTTGACGGTGAGGTGGTGAGCCTAAAAAGCGGGCTTCGCGCAAAGATAGCCGAAACTAAAATTTGCGCTTTGTCCTGTTTGGATAGTGAAATTTACGCTGGCGGAGGTGACGGTAAAATTTATAAACTAGATAAGAATTTTAAAATTTTAAGCGCCCAAAAGGTGCATACAGATGAGCTTAGAGCGATTTTTGCCGATAAAAATTTTATCTTGAGTGTCGCTTTTGACGGCGATGTGAAATACAAAAAAGCAGACTGA
- a CDS encoding rhodanese-like domain-containing protein yields the protein MLKFAKFLFIALMICPAFASMPADVNLGIDGLKPISLNEAENLKAKNAYFLDTNTPVEFKLRHIDGAMNVDANNTASMLPEDKDANIVIYGLNSSSREPNDVALVAKQKGYKNLYFMTNGIEGWVIAGKKTVSSQKTDKLTNKEVTNFHDGVHGRLRFASVPSCRDCHDSPKILYASKAEREELFKDKEFVNDNCKSCHKDVKADFEESVHSPLVTKELKDGRKLPNCTDCHGIHIVDKSGVAKNLKQVSESNCGSCHEKEQSLYHQTFHGKALLLNKPGDAVRVAACFDCHGTHNVMSLDNPKSTINPKNRVKTCGECHPNSNLNFTGFIAHADHTDSENFPLLHSAYVFMTGLVITVFVFFGLHTLLWSIKLIKTRLERPLEWKKAREAAHNDAVTIKRFSAFHIIQHFFMAASFLGLAFSGLPQKFYDAPWAQSMMDMMGGPIMATKIHHISAIIMFAVFFSHIFEIIIVQSKKGSGFFKRLFDADSLMPRWQDFADMKAHFLWFIGKGERPQFDRWTYWEKFDYLAVFWGMFIIGFSGLVLWFPNWFANFLPGWMINLSTLVHSDEALLATGFIFAIHFFNTHFRADRFPMDMVIFSGTLSEQEIKQERVKWYERLAKSGMLEKLYHKNESFGSYKLIAKIAGFAMLITGMIFLFMMIYAYIASLS from the coding sequence ATGTTAAAATTTGCCAAGTTTTTATTTATTGCTTTGATGATTTGCCCTGCCTTTGCGTCGATGCCTGCTGATGTAAATTTAGGTATTGACGGGCTCAAGCCTATAAGTCTTAACGAAGCTGAAAATTTAAAAGCTAAAAACGCCTATTTTTTAGATACGAATACGCCGGTTGAATTTAAGCTTAGGCATATCGACGGTGCGATGAACGTAGATGCGAACAACACCGCTTCGATGCTACCTGAAGACAAAGACGCCAACATCGTCATATACGGGCTAAATTCCTCTTCAAGAGAGCCAAACGATGTAGCCTTGGTCGCAAAACAAAAGGGTTATAAAAATTTATATTTTATGACAAACGGCATCGAAGGTTGGGTGATCGCAGGCAAGAAAACCGTCTCATCGCAAAAGACAGACAAACTCACAAACAAAGAGGTAACTAACTTTCACGACGGAGTACACGGCAGACTTAGGTTCGCTAGCGTGCCAAGCTGTCGCGACTGCCACGACTCGCCTAAAATTTTATATGCGAGCAAGGCCGAACGCGAGGAGCTTTTTAAGGATAAAGAATTCGTAAATGACAACTGCAAAAGCTGCCACAAAGATGTAAAGGCTGATTTTGAGGAGAGCGTGCATTCACCGCTCGTGACAAAGGAGCTAAAAGATGGCAGGAAGCTACCAAACTGCACCGATTGTCACGGTATCCACATCGTCGATAAAAGCGGCGTAGCGAAAAATTTGAAGCAAGTCAGCGAAAGTAACTGCGGCAGCTGTCACGAAAAAGAGCAAAGCCTTTATCATCAGACTTTCCACGGCAAAGCGCTTTTACTAAACAAACCGGGCGATGCAGTAAGGGTAGCGGCGTGTTTTGACTGTCACGGCACTCACAACGTGATGAGCCTTGATAATCCAAAATCTACGATAAATCCTAAAAATCGCGTAAAAACCTGCGGCGAGTGTCACCCGAACTCAAATCTAAATTTCACCGGCTTCATCGCACACGCAGATCATACCGACAGCGAGAATTTCCCGCTTCTACACTCTGCGTATGTGTTTATGACAGGGCTTGTGATAACGGTGTTCGTGTTCTTTGGTCTTCACACTCTGCTTTGGTCTATCAAGCTCATAAAAACGAGACTGGAGAGACCTTTAGAGTGGAAAAAGGCGCGAGAGGCGGCTCACAACGATGCGGTAACGATAAAGAGATTTAGTGCATTCCACATAATCCAGCACTTCTTTATGGCCGCGTCGTTCTTGGGGCTTGCATTCTCGGGCTTGCCACAGAAATTTTACGACGCACCTTGGGCGCAAAGCATGATGGATATGATGGGCGGACCGATAATGGCGACAAAGATCCACCATATCTCGGCCATCATAATGTTTGCGGTGTTCTTTAGCCATATCTTTGAGATCATCATCGTTCAAAGTAAAAAGGGCTCAGGATTTTTCAAGCGATTATTCGACGCTGACTCGCTAATGCCAAGATGGCAGGACTTTGCTGATATGAAGGCGCATTTCTTGTGGTTTATCGGCAAGGGCGAGAGGCCGCAGTTTGACAGATGGACCTACTGGGAGAAATTTGACTATCTAGCCGTCTTTTGGGGTATGTTCATCATCGGATTTAGCGGGCTTGTGTTGTGGTTTCCTAACTGGTTTGCAAATTTCTTACCGGGCTGGATGATAAATCTAAGCACACTGGTGCACTCGGACGAGGCGCTACTGGCGACCGGATTTATATTTGCGATCCACTTTTTCAACACTCACTTCAGAGCCGATCGCTTCCCGATGGATATGGTCATCTTTAGCGGGACATTGTCAGAGCAAGAAATCAAGCAAGAGCGTGTCAAATGGTATGAACGCCTCGCAAAAAGCGGCATGCTCGAGAAGCTTTACCATAAAAACGAGAGCTTTGGCTCGTATAAGCTTATCGCTAAGATCGCCGGATTTGCGATGCTGATCACTGGCATGATCTTCCTCTTTATGATGATATACGCTTATATCGCAAGCTTATCTTAA
- a CDS encoding multiheme c-type cytochrome: MKRSWLKDGVFACIFALSASFFCVSAQATESMENVSDDAPKTFQNDGVKPRTLEDIVHGDADFWDYLKKNHPIFKFEKEGRLIGKYSLSDRQSEFVNFGGGKKYAEKVGHPTSITYRLSMESFLDFPNKFVGPEKCGECHPAQYAQWERSRHAKTIRWPEELSEVNGDPKQGMYGTKTPILTTGIRPDDTYGIIGTPRTKYCFVDKWLVRGTYHVIDGTLDDPNSKIVAGGNQFSVNWTKNITPEVAKKIKEISPNFPTEMKDFGGNGSHMWGMNSYGSTYQNKMLFQPASAYCEVCHSFKFDFKTKDEFFAALGNAKELRKHTVARGISCEECHGAGAHLYGARGAGMPSNCERCHQRFAYHEDDAKINPSKPFNSFFKSSCPACGTEGSQLYNSKHYDKGLRCATCHDPHEITKNDWRDNYTLTGLKKTCQDCHQEQTDMFKYGGPHAKDNCTGCHMPAMMSCENFAAIQDPDKAGYDNTRTSHIWKILVDKDKKSINPPEGQPRDPKTTKGWRLAREDGRFFVDLMWSCGRTAFEDPNLVKPGASGCHSAIQSTLPKELHYTDQATIYDAVMQWQMPVKDGYAKVEIALRKIDRLMADDNKLSTEQKSKILSLAKQAQDNLDILKKDGSWGVHGPKYAKKLVDEALVYTTYAQEIAEGKSK; this comes from the coding sequence ATGAAACGCAGTTGGCTAAAAGATGGGGTTTTCGCCTGTATCTTCGCCCTTAGTGCTTCGTTTTTTTGTGTATCTGCTCAGGCTACCGAGAGCATGGAAAATGTATCGGATGATGCTCCAAAAACTTTTCAAAACGATGGAGTAAAGCCAAGGACACTTGAAGACATAGTGCATGGGGACGCAGACTTTTGGGACTATCTTAAGAAAAATCACCCTATTTTTAAATTTGAAAAAGAGGGACGTTTGATCGGAAAATACTCGCTTTCTGATCGTCAAAGTGAGTTTGTAAATTTCGGTGGCGGTAAAAAATATGCCGAGAAAGTTGGACATCCTACCTCTATCACATACCGCTTATCTATGGAGTCTTTTTTGGACTTTCCTAATAAATTCGTAGGCCCTGAAAAATGCGGCGAGTGCCACCCGGCTCAATACGCTCAGTGGGAGCGCTCACGTCACGCTAAGACCATAAGATGGCCTGAGGAGCTCAGCGAAGTAAACGGCGATCCAAAACAAGGTATGTACGGCACTAAAACGCCGATCTTAACGACTGGCATCAGGCCTGACGATACTTACGGTATCATCGGAACACCAAGGACGAAATACTGCTTTGTCGATAAATGGCTCGTTCGCGGCACTTATCACGTTATAGACGGCACGCTTGACGATCCTAACTCAAAAATCGTAGCCGGCGGAAATCAGTTCTCCGTGAACTGGACAAAAAACATCACCCCGGAAGTCGCTAAAAAGATAAAAGAAATTTCGCCCAATTTCCCTACCGAAATGAAAGATTTTGGCGGAAACGGCTCGCATATGTGGGGTATGAACTCTTACGGCTCGACATATCAAAACAAGATGCTTTTCCAGCCGGCCAGTGCATACTGCGAGGTCTGCCACTCGTTTAAATTCGACTTTAAAACCAAAGATGAATTTTTCGCGGCATTGGGAAACGCCAAAGAGCTTAGAAAACACACCGTCGCAAGAGGAATTTCATGCGAAGAGTGCCACGGAGCGGGTGCTCACCTATACGGAGCAAGAGGCGCTGGTATGCCTAGTAACTGCGAGCGCTGTCACCAAAGATTTGCATATCATGAAGACGATGCAAAGATCAATCCTAGCAAGCCTTTCAACTCGTTCTTTAAATCAAGCTGCCCTGCTTGCGGAACCGAGGGCTCTCAGCTTTATAACTCCAAACATTATGATAAAGGGCTAAGGTGCGCTACTTGCCACGATCCGCATGAGATCACTAAAAACGACTGGAGAGACAACTACACCCTAACAGGTCTTAAGAAAACATGCCAAGACTGTCACCAAGAGCAAACGGATATGTTTAAATACGGCGGACCTCACGCGAAGGATAACTGCACGGGCTGCCACATGCCGGCTATGATGAGCTGCGAGAATTTCGCCGCCATACAAGACCCGGATAAAGCCGGATACGACAATACCAGGACTTCGCATATCTGGAAAATTTTAGTCGATAAAGATAAAAAATCGATCAACCCTCCTGAAGGACAGCCACGCGATCCTAAGACCACAAAGGGCTGGAGACTCGCTCGCGAGGACGGACGCTTCTTCGTGGATTTGATGTGGAGCTGCGGCAGGACTGCGTTTGAGGATCCAAATTTAGTAAAACCGGGCGCGAGCGGATGCCATAGCGCTATCCAATCCACACTGCCAAAAGAGCTTCATTACACTGATCAAGCTACGATCTATGATGCTGTGATGCAGTGGCAAATGCCTGTAAAAGACGGATACGCCAAAGTTGAGATCGCCTTAAGAAAGATCGATCGCTTGATGGCTGATGACAACAAGCTTTCGACCGAGCAAAAGTCTAAAATTTTGAGCCTTGCAAAACAAGCTCAAGACAATCTAGACATCTTGAAAAAAGACGGCTCATGGGGCGTTCACGGACCAAAATATGCTAAAAAGCTAGTCGATGAGGCTCTTGTTTATACTACGTATGCCCAAGAGATAGCCGAAGGCAAAAGCAAATAG
- a CDS encoding undecaprenyl-diphosphate phosphatase: MDIVHIIVLSLVQGITEFLPISSSAHLVLVPKLLGWPDQGLAFDVAVHIGTLTAIVFYFKDSIFGLLRDFFASIVRRERVGDSTLVWAVCFATIPAGIFGLAFNSLIEEYTRSGIVIAVTTIIFGVVLYLADKRVGTKSEYDVTIKLALIIGLAQALALIPGVSRSGVTMSAALFLGFSRVGSANFSFLMSIPIILLAGGLESVKLIRHDVSYVWSDLALAALISAVSAYICVKLFMHIISRMSMTPFVVYRLILGVFLLFIFV, encoded by the coding sequence ATGGATATCGTTCATATCATAGTTCTTTCATTGGTGCAAGGCATAACTGAATTCCTACCGATATCAAGCTCTGCGCACCTCGTGCTCGTACCGAAGCTACTTGGCTGGCCCGATCAAGGGCTTGCCTTTGATGTGGCGGTGCATATCGGTACGCTAACGGCGATCGTTTTTTATTTCAAAGATAGTATTTTCGGGCTTTTACGCGACTTTTTCGCCTCTATCGTAAGGCGCGAAAGAGTAGGCGACAGCACGCTGGTCTGGGCGGTTTGTTTTGCGACGATACCGGCAGGGATCTTTGGTCTAGCGTTTAATAGTCTGATAGAAGAATATACAAGAAGCGGCATCGTTATCGCGGTCACTACGATAATCTTTGGCGTAGTCTTATATCTAGCCGATAAGAGAGTTGGCACCAAAAGCGAATATGACGTCACTATAAAGCTGGCACTCATCATCGGTTTAGCGCAGGCTTTAGCGCTGATACCTGGCGTCTCTCGCTCCGGCGTAACGATGAGTGCGGCACTATTTTTAGGCTTTTCCCGCGTAGGAAGCGCGAATTTCTCATTTTTGATGAGTATCCCTATCATTTTACTAGCGGGCGGGCTAGAGAGTGTCAAGCTCATAAGGCACGACGTCTCTTACGTATGGAGCGATCTGGCTCTTGCAGCCCTGATCAGCGCTGTGAGCGCGTATATCTGCGTCAAGCTCTTTATGCACATCATTTCAAGGATGAGTATGACGCCTTTTGTCGTGTATCGTCTTATTTTGGGCGTATTTTTGCTCTTTATATTTGTTTAG